The Pyrus communis chromosome 8, drPyrComm1.1, whole genome shotgun sequence region TCCCAAACCCTCTACGAGATGATGTCCGACGACCAGAACCGGGACTCCAAGCTCCTCCCGGACCGGAAAATCCATGAGAAAGTCCACAGGCTTCTCCAAAACGCGCCGTTTCGGAACCCCAATTGGGGAGGGCTGGTGTCCGGCGACGTCAGGCTGACGGTGGTGGCCAAGGACGGGTTCAGGGTGTCGATGGACGTGCACAAGAGCGTGCTGGCGGCGAAAAGCCGGTTCTTTGCCGAAAAGCTCCGAAAGGAGCGGGGGGTTTCGCACTGCGTGGAGATTTCGGACTGCGATGACGTGGAGGTGTATGTGGAGGCTGTGGTGCTCATGTACTCTGATGATCTGAAGAGGAGGTTGATGGGTGAGGAGGTctctagggttttgggtttgctaAAGGTATGTACTTTTGGCTTTTTCTTTTAGCATTTTCTCTGTTTTGTTTCTCTCTGTCTTATGCTctgtttggttggtgagaaaattTTGGATTAGGATTATGAGTTTTGGAAATCTGTGCACTTTTGGGATAGTCAATACACGTAATTGATGTACTGTTAAAGTTACTAAAATAGCACAAATAAAAACTTATCGAaattaggaatcctaattctTGTATTGTACACGCTTTGATGtatcgttaatttttttttttttaattccagaAATCCCATTTTACATTTGCAATTTCTTGTGCAAAgctgcatttttgttttcctaGTTGTTTATCTTTTAAAATCAACAGCCCGAATCTGTATTTTCTAAAATCtatatgaaaatttgaaaaaagaatCGAATATTCGATAACTAGGAGTCACGGTCATTTGTTTATCGTTTGTCGAGTTTGTGACGATGaatatttgtgaaatttttgtttgttgcaGGTAGCTGCTGCTATAATGTATGATGAGGGGATTGCCTCATGCTTGGAGTATTTGGAAGCTGTTCCGTGGTccgaggaagaagaggagaaagtTGTATCGCAACTCAGTGAGCTCCAGCTTCATGAAGACTTAGCCAGTGAAGTTCTGCTCAGAGTTTCGTCTGAATTGTCCACTTCTGCAAGAGCTGATGGCATTTTCATGAGACTGTTGACCGGCGTTCTTCAAGCAAAAGATGATAGAGCTCGGAGGGAAATGAAGACGCTCATTTCTCGGTTGCTCAGAGAGGATGAAGGCGGTGACAGCAATAGGATTGATGTCTCTAAAGAAACCCTTTATCATCTTTGCCACAGATGTCTGAGTTCTCTTGTCCTGTGCTTATCTGAAGCTACATCTGCGGATGATGGCAGGCGGGACCGTGGGGTTTTGATGGCAGAGATAGCGAGAGAGGCTGATAACATGCAGTGGATTGTTGGTATTCTGGTGGACAAGAAAATGGGCGAGGAGTTTGTCAAGTTATGGGCGGATCAGAAGGAGCTTGTGGACCTGCATTCGAAGATTGCAACCATGTACAGGCACGAAATCAGCAGGATCACTGCTCAGCTATGCGTTGCAATTGGGAGCAGGAATTTGCTTGTGCCGAAAGAAACAAGATTCTTGTTGCTATCGACATGGCTGGAAGCTCTGTATGAAGATTTCGGATGGATGAGGAGGGCTTCTTCGAGATCTATTGATAAGAAACTGGTTGAAGAGGGAATAAGCCAGACAATTCTCACACTGCcattgcagcagcagcagacaATTTTGCTTAAGTGGTTCGATCGGTTTCTAAACAAGGGAGACGATTGCCCCAACATTCAGAAGGCATTCGAGGTTTGGTGGAGAAGAGCTTTTATCAAACACGTATCGGAGCAGGAAAATACTCAGTTGCAAATAACTGTTTGTGACTATCCAAGCTGAATAAAATCTACATACAATGTACACGTACATAAAAGCAATACTTTTGTATTCCGTACCAGTTTTTATCGCATAGTTTTTGTAGGCGCTCACGAGCGAAAACTACACAACTCTAGGCACTGTGACCTACAAATCTCTGAAATGGAAACATTTTTTTACGGTTTCTCAACATTATTTCTCTGAGCAGCTAGAATTTACAGAGGGATGTCAATTTTGAAGATCAATGCTATGAAAATGttacatacaaattatacaGGTACCCATCTCTGGTAGGCAAAGTTCATGCTccagattattaaaaaatgaatttaaattatttttttaattaactttttttttttaataaataaattatgtagactatcctaaattaattttatgaacatttttacctaaaaatatttaaatttcgataaatattgaaaaaccaCTAAACCGATACTATGAAACTCATTagacactatgaaagaatatgaaatgcataaaagaatatgaaatgcatgagaGAAATGTTTTTGTAAGATGGTAGagagaaaaattggaagaattgtacgAAAAAAGTGAATTTTgggtggatgtttgaacaaatacacaGGTATTTGTAGAGTTTTTTTAATGAAgtttgaattaaataaaattttaaaattattttaattggggtctttaaatcttttatttataattagatttgatcatattagatctcaaccattggattcaataaatttataaatataaaactaaaaaaaattaaagttgaatTTGGACTGTTGGATTAGTCAACGGTCCAAAGATCCAAACCATTGGATTAAATCAAAGAGTTGTTAGGCTCTCAATTCTTGCCGACAAGCCCTTTTATTTTGTAGACATGCCCATGTGCATGGGATCCAGCATGTTTGGTTTGAAAAAGATGGGGGCATGAGATTCAAATAGGCGCATTAAATCTCATGTGGGTGGCCTCTACTGGGCGCGTTCAGTCGCACCAGtggggttaaaacctaaaagttgGTTGATATTTGGgcctattttgagttttaaccgaAAATCAAATTTTAGGGCAAGAGTTGGAGTGAAATAAGGTGAGGTTAGAAGTCAAAATTTAAGACTTGCTCCAAGGGTTAATTCTTACTCGATCTCATCCTTGGGAATTAATTCTTCCACAACAAATGGAAATCAGGGCCCACTCATTCACCCAAGGATCCACTTGGAACGAATGAAACAAATGTGCAGCAGAGTCGGAGCTTCTGACCTCCAATGGGATGATAAAATCCCCACATAAACTACCTAATGGTGGTGGATCATTTTACAAGGACAAAAGTAGTGTGTCTGAAAATTTTGTTGGTAAGGAATTCTGGCCATTTCAAGATGGGGATAATGGTGCGAGATCTAAGAATTTTCCATTGCCTGCTAATGATAATACAGTTGAGGCAGAATGGATTGAACAATATGAGCCAGGTGTTTATGCAACTCTTGTGGCTTTGCGGGATATAACTAAAGATCTCAAACGAGCGCGTTTCAGGGTCTCTTGGTTTTGTTGGTTTCTTAATACAGTAAATCTGTCAGCTGGCAGCCCAATGATCTGTTGATCACATTGGCCGTAACATGCCACATCTCTTGATCATCTT contains the following coding sequences:
- the LOC137741748 gene encoding BTB/POZ domain-containing protein At5g60050-like isoform X2, with amino-acid sequence MAAENALKSREVSAMIKQGFISDQTLSFSPSRSLSKLYSPTSSPSKPLSSPPSPQPPPPQLAGSNHSLTRPTPSQTLYEMMSDDQNRDSKLLPDRKIHEKVHRLLQNAPFRNPNWGGLVSGDVRLTVVAKDGFRVSMDVHKSVLAAKSRFFAEKLRKERGVSHCVEISDCDDVEVYVEAVVLMYSDDLKRRLMGEEVSRVLGLLKVSAAIMYDEGIASCLEYLEAVPWSEEEEEKVVSQLSELQLHEDLASEVLLRVSSELSTSARADGIFMRLLTGVLQAKDDRARREMKTLISRLLREDEGGDSNRIDVSKETLYHLCHRCLSSLVLCLSEATSADDGRRDRGVLMAEIAREADNMQWIVGILVDKKMGEEFVKLWADQKELVDLHSKIATMYRHEISRITAQLCVAIGSRNLLVPKETRFLLLSTWLEALYEDFGWMRRASSRSIDKKLVEEGISQTILTLPLQQQQTILLKWFDRFLNKGDDCPNIQKAFEVWWRRAFIKHVSEQENTQLQITVCDYPS
- the LOC137741748 gene encoding BTB/POZ domain-containing protein At5g60050-like isoform X1 yields the protein MAAENALKSREVSAMIKQGFISDQTLSFSPSRSLSKLYSPTSSPSKPLSSPPSPQPPPPQLAGSNHSLTRPTPSQTLYEMMSDDQNRDSKLLPDRKIHEKVHRLLQNAPFRNPNWGGLVSGDVRLTVVAKDGFRVSMDVHKSVLAAKSRFFAEKLRKERGVSHCVEISDCDDVEVYVEAVVLMYSDDLKRRLMGEEVSRVLGLLKVAAAIMYDEGIASCLEYLEAVPWSEEEEEKVVSQLSELQLHEDLASEVLLRVSSELSTSARADGIFMRLLTGVLQAKDDRARREMKTLISRLLREDEGGDSNRIDVSKETLYHLCHRCLSSLVLCLSEATSADDGRRDRGVLMAEIAREADNMQWIVGILVDKKMGEEFVKLWADQKELVDLHSKIATMYRHEISRITAQLCVAIGSRNLLVPKETRFLLLSTWLEALYEDFGWMRRASSRSIDKKLVEEGISQTILTLPLQQQQTILLKWFDRFLNKGDDCPNIQKAFEVWWRRAFIKHVSEQENTQLQITVCDYPS